The following coding sequences lie in one Rutidosis leptorrhynchoides isolate AG116_Rl617_1_P2 chromosome 4, CSIRO_AGI_Rlap_v1, whole genome shotgun sequence genomic window:
- the LOC139842520 gene encoding GDSL esterase/lipase At5g33370-like yields MGISDTPKVNQPRPFYVFGDSLVDNGNNNFLYTTARADMPPYGIDTPSHLPNGRFSNGLNIPDIISEYIGSEPVLPYLSPELTDEKLPMGANFASAGIGILNDTGIMFANTIRMPKQILYFKDYQQRLSALLGEKQAKQLVNKGLVLVSLGGNDFVNNYFLTPFSARSFQYSLPDYVTYVISEYRNILMTLYDLGVRRAILMGPGPLGCAPAMRARRSLDGQCATSPQAAAELFEPQLYQMVQDLNNQLGSHVFITAHTKLMHEDIFSNPQAFGFENSDTACCGQGRFNGMGVCTPLSSLCDNRDKFVFWDAFHPTERANRFIVQQMMNGTFDYMRPMNINTIMYLDSNL; encoded by the exons ATGGGCATCAGCGATACACCAAAAGTAAACCAACCTCGACCATTTTATGTGTTTGGTGACTCTTTGGTCGACAACGGAAATAACAACTTCTTGTATACAACTGCACGAGCCGATATGCCGCCTTATGGCATCGACACTCCCTCACATCTACCCAACGGTCGATTTTCCAACGGCCTCAACATTCCCGATATTATCA GTGAATATATTGGATCAGAGCCTGTGCTACCTTATTTGAGTCCAGAATTGACAGATGAGAAGCTTCCAATGGGTGCAAACTTTGCTTCTGCTGGTATTGGAATACTCAATGATACAGGAATTATGTTT GCAAACACAATTAGAATGCCTAAACAAATACTATACTTCAAGGATTACCAACAGAGACTAAGTGCTTTACTTGGTGAAAAACAGGCCAAACAGCTTGTAAACAAAGGCTTAGTTCTTGTTTCTTTAGGTGGCAACGATTTCGTCAATAACTATTTCTTGACTCCCTTCTCCGCTAGATCTTTTCAATATTCGCTTCCTGATTACGTAACCTATGTTATATCTGAATATCGCAACATTTTAATG ACGTTGTACGATTTGGGAGTTAGAAGGGCGATACTGATGGGTCCTGGACCGTTAGGGTGTGCACCAGCAATGAGGGCACGACGCAGTCTAGATGGTCAATGTGCAACTAGTCCTCAAGCTGCAGCCGAGTTGTTTGAACCACAACTTTACCAAATGGTTCAAGACCTTAATAATCAATTAGGCTCTCATGTTTTTATTACAGCCCACACCAAACTGATGCATGAGGATATCTTCTCAAATCCTCAAGCCTTCG GATTTGAAAACTCAGACACAGCATGTTGTGGACAAGGACGTTTCAACGGTATGGGTGTATGCACCCCGTTATCATCATTGTGTGACAACAGAGACAAGTTCGTGTTTTGGGACGCTTTCCATCCAACAGAACGAGCAAACAGATTTATCGTTCAACAGATGATGAACGGCACATTTGACTACATGAGACCCATGAACATAAACACAATCATGTACCTTGACTCCAACTTGTAA